The following proteins are encoded in a genomic region of Phragmites australis chromosome 9, lpPhrAust1.1, whole genome shotgun sequence:
- the LOC133929675 gene encoding uncharacterized protein LOC133929675, with protein MGEESHDKDSYSFSIGMIGGHNNKYNNNHGQGKPSKQQQGGEGVGIGHNNINNNPPQQGPYPPGAFSYAYAYSPAPYPYPPSYNPYAHPLPKQSPQLGVGVGVGGGHPPPQYGHGYGAYPLPPPPPQQSQSYGGGYLNWIWFLMGMGMGMGHTHPLPLHNNCMTIIIMASIPILYKEVMGATVGGTWAWD; from the exons ATGGGAGAGGAGTCGCACGACAAGGATTCATACAGCTTCTCAATTGGGATGATTGGAGGGCACAACAACAAATACAATAACAATCATGGCCAGGGAAAGCCTTccaagcagcagcaaggagggGAAGGGGTTGGGATTGGGCACAACAATATCAACAACAATCCTCCGCAGCAGGGACCGTATCCACCTGGGGCGTTCTCATATGCATACGCATACTCCCCTGCACCATACCCATATCCTCCATCGTATAACCCATATGCACACCCCCTTCCAAAGCAATCACCGCAACTGGGTGTGGGTGTGGGTGTGGGTGGTGGCCACCCTCCTCCTCAATATGGTCATGGGTATGGGGCATACCCgcttccccctccccctccacaACAATCGCAATCGTATGGTGGCGGGTACCTCAACTGGATATGGTTTCTCATGGGCATGGGCATGGGGATGGGGCATACTCATCCCCTTCCCCTCCACAACAATTGCATGACTATAATTATCATGGCCAGTATCCCTATCCTATACAAG GAGGTTATGGGAGCCACGGTGGGGGGCACATGGGCATGGGATTGA
- the LOC133928325 gene encoding uncharacterized protein LOC133928325 — MGFLQSTFSLLIGTGCGIYIAQNYDVPNIKKLMWGLMGRAKELEESYKKPGKDKDK; from the coding sequence ATGGGGTTCCTGCAAAGCACTTTCTCCCTTTTGATCGGCACCGGGTGTGGTATCTACATTGCTCAGAACTATGACGTCCCAAACATAAAGAAGCTTATGTGGGGTTTGATGGGCAGAGCGAAGGAACTTGAAGAATCCTACAAGAAGCCCGGCAAGGACAAGGATAAATGA
- the LOC133929734 gene encoding putative WUSCHEL-related homeobox 2: MPSQQGQQQQQVGTTRWCPTPEQLMILEDMYRGGLRTPNASQIQQITAHLACYGRIEGKNVFYWFQNHKARDRQKLRRRLCMNHHLLSCAQYYAAHHQHGRGFLAPLTTLPAAPYGYSVFDQAAAGQLLSPTSPTPVAAAAAVAAAYGYYYPATAFAAAPASRCAGAATPASPSSLIHYQVQGGGGVVPVEALGRPEYSLGKLHNFGVALDDVVSAAAVDMGPPGFEVAPPAAFCRQLKTLDLFPGGLKEEQHDVV; encoded by the exons ATGCCGTCTCAGcaggggcagcagcagcagcaggtggGGACGACGCGGTGGTGCCCCACGCCGGAGCAGCTGATGATCCTCGAGGATATGTACCGCGGCGGCCTGCGCACGCCAAACGCGTCGCAGATCCAGCAGATCACGGCGCACCTCGCCTGCTACGGCCGCATCGAGGGCAAGAATGTCTTCTACTGGTTCCAGAACCACAAGGCCCGGGACCGCCAGAAGCTGCGCCGCAGGCTCTGCATgaaccaccacctcctctcctgCGCGCAGTACTATGCCGCCCACCACCAACACGGCCGCGGCTTCCTCGCCCCGCTGACTACTCTTCCCGCAGCACCGTACGGATACAGCGTCTTCGACCAGGCGGCCGCCGGGCAGCTGCTGTCCCCGACGTCGCCCACCCCTgttgctgctgcggcggcggtggcagcagCATACGGTTACTACTACCCTGCCACCGCCTTCGCCGCTGCACCGGCGAGCAGGTGCGCCGGCGCCGCCACTCCTGCGTCGCCCAGCTCACTTATCCACTATCAGGTTCAG GGCGGAGGAGGGGTTGTGCCGGTGGAGGCGCTCGGCCGGCCGGAGTACTCGCTGGGGAAGCTGCACAACTTCGGGGTGGCGCTGGACGACGTCGtgagcgccgccgccgtcgacaTGGGGCCGCCGGGGTTCGAGGTGGCACCGCCAGCGGCGTTCTGCAGGCAGCTcaagacgctggacctcttccCCGGCGGGCTCAAGGAGGAGCAGCACGACGTGGTTTGA